Sequence from the Nocardia brasiliensis genome:
CTGCTGGCCACCGACCTGGCCGCGTTCGACCATCACGAGGGCGCGATCACGCTGATCACCAACGCGGTCAACTGGAACGGCACCGCCGAACGGGTCGACGAGGCCTACGACGAGGCGCTGGCCCGGCTGGACCGGATGACCGAGGCGCTCGCGGCCCCCGCGCCCTCCACGGTCTCGGTCTTCGATCAGCCCGACCCGCAGTACCGGCGCAAGCGCACCACCGACGAATTCGGCGCGGGGGTGCGTCGCCTGGTCAAGGAGATCGAGGCGGGCGAGGCGTTCCAGGTGGTGCTGTCGCAGCGCTTCGAGATGGACTACGACGGCGCCCCGCTGGATCTGTACCGGATGCTGCGTGCGTCGAACCCGAGCCCGTACATGTACCTGCTGCACATCCCCGACGGTGACGGCGGCACCGCGTTCTCCATCGTCGGCTCCAGCCCCGAATCGCTGGTGACGGTGAAGGACGGGGTGGCGACGACCCATCCGATCGCGGGCACCCGCTGGCGCGGCGCCACCGAAGAGGACGACTTGCTGCTGGAGAAGGGTCTGCTCGCCGACGAGAAAGAGAATGCCGAGCACCTGATGCTCGTCGACCTCGGCCGCAACGATCTCGGGCGGGTCTGTCAGCCGGGCACGGTGCGGGTCACCGAGTACCGCCACATCGAGCGCTACAGCCATGTGATGCACCTGGTTTCTACGGTGTCGGGCCGGCTGGCCGCGGGCAAGAACGCGCTCGACGCCGTGCGCGCCTGCTTCCCCGCGGGCACGCTGTCGGGCGCGCCGAAGGTGCGCGCGATGGAACTCATCGAGGAGCTCGAGCCCACCCGCCGCGGCGTCTACGGCGGCGTCGTCGGCTATCTCGACTTCGCGGGCGACGCCGACACCGCGATCGCGATTCGCACGGCGCTGCTGAAGGACGGAACCGCCTACGTGCAGGCGGGCGCGGGCGTGGTCGCCGACTCCGATCCCGAGTACGAAGACGTCGAGGCCCGCAACAAGGCCATGGCGGTGCTGCGCGCGATCGCCGCCGCGAAGACGGTGCGCGCGTTCGGCGCCGAGCCGGACGCGACGAACGGCGACACCGCATGAGCGAGCGAAGAGAGCGAATCATGCAACAGTGTGTCTCGCGCATGCCTGTGGCGAGCGTCAACGAGGCACAGGCATGAGTGAACCCGACCCGTCCCCGGCCGAAGGCGAGCGAGGCCCGGCTGGAGGCGAGCGCACTTCAGCCGAAGGCGTATCGAGCCCCGCGGAAGCCGCATCGAGCCCGGCCGAAGGCGCACGGCCGCCGGCCGATGGCGAACGGATTCCAGTCGAGGGCGAACCGAGCTCGACCGACGAAAGTCAGCACGCCGCAGGGGCGTCCGAGCCGGGACGCAAGTATCCGATCGTCCCGCTGGTGCTGCTCGCCCTGGCCGCCGCGGCGCTCTGGGGCGCCTCGCGACTGACCTGGGTGACGGTCACCTCGACCGACGGACTCACCGAGCCGCGCACCGACCGGCTCAACGGCGGCGTCTGGTTCGGTGCGCTCACCCCGCTGGCCCTGATGCTGCTGGCCTCGATCGCGGCGGTGCTGGCCACCCGCGGCTGGCTGCGCCGGTTGCTCGGGGTGCTCATCGCGCTGGTGGCCGCGGTCGCCGCGGTGCCCGCCTTCGCGCTGCTCACCAGCTCGGGCCAGATCGCCGAGCGGGCCGCGAAACTGGCCGAGCTGCCCGCCCGCGCAACGGTGGACCAGGCGAGCACCGCGCCGCTGCCCGCCGTACTCGCCCTGCTCGGCGCGCTGGCGGCGTTCGGGGCGGGCGCGCTGCTCACCCGGATGCCACAGGACACCGCGCGACTGTCCGGCAAGTACGACAATCCGGTGTTCCGGCGCGCGGCGGCCACCGAACAGGTCACCCAGCGGCGTGCGGCGCAGGCGGGTGCGCCGAATTCCGGCCAGCTCTCCGAGCGGGTGCTGTGGGATGCCCTGGACGCGGGCACCGACCCGACCGAGGACGCCGTGACCTCGGACGGGCAACCCGGCGACACCGGCACGGGTGAGGCGGGCGGTCGTGCCCGCTGAGATATCCGCGGCCGACGGCTGTGGCGGGCCCCACCTTGCGGGTGGATTGGTTGCCTGGTCCACAACGAGACCCGCCGGAAACGCGGCCGGTACGTCCATTTATTCTTTGTCAGCATCGGTGAGACAGCGCCTGGGGGGATTCTCAGGTAGCAAGTCCGTCTCCCCAGAAAGGATTCGAGCCAGATGACGGTACTCGACTCGATTCTCGACGGGGTCCGCGCGGATGTGGCCGCTCGGGAAGCCCTCCTCGACTTCCAGGCGATCAAGGCGGCCGCGGCGGCGGCGGCGAGCCCGCTCGACGCACGCGCGGCCCTGCTCGAAGACGGCATCGGCGTCATCGCCGAGGTGAAGCGGGCCAGCCCCTCCAAAGGCGAGCTCGCCGACATCCCGGACCCCGCGAGCCTGGCCAAGGCCTACGAGGACGGGGGCGCGCGGGTGATCAGCGTGCTCACCGAGGGCCGCCGCTTCCACGGGTCGCTCGACGACCTCGACGCGGTCCGCGCCACGGTGAACATCCCGATCCTGCGCAAGGACTTCGTCGTCGGCCCGTACCAGATCCACGAGGCCAGGGCGCACGGCGCCGACGTGATCCTGCTGATCGTCGCGGCGCTGGCGCAGGACGTGCTCTCCTCGCTGATCGACCGCACCGAATCGCTCGGCATGACCGCGCTCGTCGAGGTGCACACCGAGGAAGAGGCCGACCGCGCGCTCGAGGCGGGCGCGTCGGTGATCGGCGTGAACGCGCGCAACCTGAAGACGCTCGAGGTCGACCGCGACGTGTTCGCGCGGATCGCGCCCGGCCTGCCCACCGACGTCATCCGGATCGCCGAGTCCGGCATCCGCGGCACCGCCGACCTGCTGGCCTACGCCGGTGCGGGCGCGGACGCCGTGCTCGTCGGCGAGGGCCTGGTGACCAGTGGTGACCCGCGCGCCGCGGTGTCCGAGCTGGTGACCGCCGGTACCCACCCGTCCTGCCCGAAGCCCGCGCGGCGGGGCCGGTGACGACGGTGAGCGGTCTACCCGCGGCCAGCGCAGGCGTCGCCCACCGCAGCGCGCACGAGCCCGACGCGGGCGGCCATTTCGGCGTCTACGGTGGCAGGCACGTGCCGGAGGCGTTGATGGCCGTCATCGAAGAGGTCACCGCGACCTACGAGAAGTCCCGGCTGGATTCGGAGTTCCTCAACGAGCTCGACCGGCTGCAGCGTGACTACACCGGGCGGCCGTCGCCGGTGTTCGAGTGCACCCGCCTCGCCGAGCACGCGGGCGGCGCCCGCATCCTGCTCAAGCGCGAAGACCTGAACCACACCGGTTCGCACAAGATCAACAATGTGCTCGGTCAGGCGCTGCTCGCCAAGCGGATGGGCAAGACCCGCGTGATCGCGGAGACCGGCGCGGGCCAGCACGGTGTCGCGACGGCGACCGCGTGCGCGCTGCTCGGCCTGGACTGCGTGATCTACATGGGCGCCGTCGACACCGCGCGGCAGGCGCTCAACGTGGCGCGCATGCGCCTGCTCGGCGCCGAGGTGATCTCGGTGACCACCGGCTCGCAGACGCTCAAGGACGCCATCAACGAGGCGCTGCGCGACTGGGTGAGCAACGCCGACGACACCTACTACTGCTTCGGCACCGCCGCGGGCCCGCACCCGTTCCCGATGCTGGTGCGCGACTTCCAGCGCGTCATCGGTCTGGAGGCCAGGGCGCAGGTGCAGGAGTCGACGGGCGCGCTGCCCGACGCGGTGGTCGCGTGTGTCGGCGGCGGTTCCAACGCCATCGGCATCTTCCACGCGTTCATCGACGACGCCGACGTCCGGCTCGTGGGTTACGAGGCGGCCGGCGACGGCGTCGAAACCGGAAGGCACGCCGCCACATTCACCGGTGGCACGCCCGGCGCGTTCCAGGGCGCCTACTCGTACCTGCTGCAGGACGAGGACGGTCAGACCATCGAGTCGCACTCCATCTCGGCTGGTCTGGACTACCCCGGCGTCGGTCCCGAGCACGCCTACCTCAAGGACCTCGGCCGCGCCGAGTACCGCCCGGTCACCGACACCGAGGCGATGGACGCGCTGCTGCTGCTCAGCCGCACCGAGGGCATCATCCCGGCGATCGAATCCGCGCACGCGGTGGCGGGCGCGCTGAAGCTGGGCAAGGAACTCGGCCCCGGCTCGGTCATCCTGGTCAACCTCTCCGGGCGCGGTGACAAGGACATGGACACCGCGGCGCGCTGGTTCGGGCTGTTGGATGAAGGGGCTACGCAGTCATGAGCCAGCAATCTCGCCTTGCGAACACCTTCGCCGCCGCGCGCGGCGAAGGCCGGGCCGCGCTGATCGGTTACCTGCCCGCAGGCTACCCCGATCTGGCCGGTTCCATCGAGGTGTGCCGCACCATGGTCGAATCCGGTTGCGACATCGTCGAAGTCGGCGTCGCCTACTCCGATCCGGTGATGGACGGCCCGACCATCCAGGCCGCGGCCGATCAGGCGCTGCGCGGTGGCGTGCGGGTGCGCGACGTGTTCACCGTCGTCGAGGCGATCACCGCCGCGGGCGGCCAGGCCGTGGTCATGAGCTACTGGAATCCGGTGCTGAAGTATGGCGTCGACCGTTTCGCGCGCGATCTCGCGGCCGCGGGCGGGGCCGGAATCATCACGCCCAACCTGATTCCCGAGGAGGCCGACGACTGGTTCGTCGCCTCGTCCACGCACAACCTGGACCGCATCTTCCTGGTCGCGCCGTCCTCCACCGAGGAACGTCTGGTGAAGACCCTGGAGGCCTCGCGCGGGTTCGTCTACGCGGCGTCGACCATGGGTGTCACCGGCGCGCGGGACGTGGTCTCCTCGGCCGCGCCCGCCCTGTGCGCGCGGATCAGGACGCACTCCGACATCCCGATCGGCGTCGGTCTCGGCGTGCGCTCGGGCGCGCAGGCGGCCGAGATCGCTTCCTACGCGGACGGGGTCATCGTGGGTTCGGCGCTGGTGAGCGCCGCGGGCGAGAGCCTGGACGCGGTGCGCGCGCTGACGGCTGAACTGGCCGAGGGCGTGCGCTCGGCGACCGTCGCTTCCTGACGGTTCGCGCGGCGCGTGCCGCGCGTGTTCGGTGCTCCCGCGCGGGAATTCGCCGGTGGTTCAGTGCGCGTCAGCATGAGTTGCGCGCGGCTCGAGCCATGCGTCGGGGTCGGCGGCGGGCGGATCCCCAGTGGGGCATCGGTGCGGTGGTTCCAGCGCGTTGCGCGTTCTCCGCTACGGTGACCCCGTGACCTTACGAGTCCTGGCGTACATTCCCAGCCCCCCGCAGGGCGTGTGGCACATCGGTCCCTTCCCGCTGCGGGCCTACGCGCTGTGCATCATTCTCGGCATCATCGTCGCCATCTGGTGGGGCGAGCGCCGGTGGCGCGATCGTGGCGGACAGCCCGGCACGATCCTGGACGTCGCGATGTTCGCGGTGCCGTTCGGTCTGGTCGGTGGCAGGCTGTATCACGTCGCCACCGACTGGCAGAAGTATTTCGGCGCCGACGGCGACCCCATGGCCGCGCTGCAGATCTGGAACGGCGGCCTCGGCATCTGGGGCGCGGTGCTGCTCGGCGGCGTCGGCGCCTGGATCGGCTGCCGGGTGTATCGAATCCCGTTGCCCGCGTTGGGTGACGCGATCGCGCCGCCGATCCTGCTCGCCCAGGCCATCGGTCGCCTCGGCAACTACTTCAATCAGGAGTTGTACGGCCGCACCACCGAACTGCCGTGGGGCCTGGAGATCTACTTCCGCTACGACGACAACCTGAAGCCGGACGCGATGAACGGCGTCTCCAACGGCGTCGTCGACAAGGTCGTGCATCCGACCTTCCTGTACGAACTGCTCTGGAACGTGCTGATCGTCGTGCTGCTCGTGCAGCTGGACAAGCGTTATCGGATCGGGCACGGCCGCCTCTTCGCGCTCTACGTGGCCGGCTACAGCTTCGGACGCTTCTTCGTCGAGCTGATGCGCGACGACGAGGCGACCAAGATCGCGGGCATTCGGATCAACTCGTTCACCTCCGCGCTCGTATTCCTCGCGGCCATCGCCTATTTCGTGTTCGCGACCAAGGGCAGGGAGACGGCCGAGCAGCTGCAACCCGGGTCAGAGCCCCGGCCGTGGCCGTGGCAGCTCGGCGCGTTGCGGGCGGCGGGCGCGTCCGGCGCGGCAGCGGGTGCCGTTGCGCTGAGCAAGGATTCGGCAGACACGGAGGCGGCGGACGCCACCGGGTCGGGCGAGAGCGAAGCCGCGGCGGAGTCCGGCGGTGCGGCGGACGGGTCGACCGACGATGCCGCGGCGAAGGCGGAGGACGCGGCCGACACGGAAGCCGCCGCGGCAGCGGGCACTTCAGATGCCACAGGTAAGGCGGCCGCCGGAGCTACGTCCGCCGGTGAAGCGGCCGCCGCTTCGGACTCGACCGGTAACGCGGCCGACGGTGCCACCGGCAAAGCGGCCGATGCCGCGACAGCTGCCACCGGTAAAGCGGACGACGCCGCCTCGGATGCCGCCGAGGCGGACGGATCCGCCGACGCCGCTTCGGAATCCGGCGACAAGGCAGGCGCCCCGAAGGACGCCACCGACTCTGGCAAGTCCTGAACCGCACGGTGCCGCCGCACACCGCGGCGGCACCGCCACCGGTTTGCTCCGAATTCTCCACGGCGGATAACGGAACCACCGCGCGCGCGATAATTCGGGAGAATGCCCCGAGCGGTGAGGGGGCGACAAACTACGTCGGCCCGGCCAGAATGTCTCGTGATCGTCGCGAGCGGCTGCCCGCTCGGCGGATCGATCCAGGCCGGGGCCGATGAGGGAGCGTCCCGGACAACCGAGGAGGACATCTCAGTGACCGACCCCTACCAGCAGAACCCAGGTGCAGGCGGCCCGCAGTACGGCCCGCCCGGTACGGGTCCGGACCTGAACAAGCCCCAGGAGACGGCGGGCCAGCCGCAATACGCCCAGCCCGCCGACCAGTTCGCGCAGCCGCAATTCGGGCAGCCCGCCGACCCGTACGCCCAGCCGCAGTACGGTCAGCCCAGCCCGTACGGCCAGCAGCCGGGCGGCTACCCGCCGGTTGGCTACGGTCAGCCGCAGGGCTACAACCCGAACGATCCCGAGGCCCCTTACGGCCGTGATCAGTTCGGTGTGCCGTTCTCCGACAAGCAGAAGCTGATCGCGGGCTTACTCCAGATCTTCCTCGGCGCGTTCGGCGTCGGCCGCTTCTACACCGGCTACACCGGCATCGCCATCGCGCAGATCGCGGTCACGTGGCTGACCTGTGGTATCGGCGGCATCTGGCCGCTCGTCGACGGCATTCTGATGCTGGTTGGCAAGGTGCCCGACAGTGACGGTCGCCCGCTGCGCGAGTGAGTGCACGGACAGCGCAAGGGGCGGGTACCTCCGGGTGCCCGCCCTTCGCGGGTAACTGGTCGGATGATTCCGCGAGTACAACCGTTGGACTCACCATGATCGATATAGGGTTCTTCGCAGAAATACCGGCGTAGCCTTGGCCGGATTTGCGTGTTGTGTGTGGAGCGCTCCATACACCGAAGAGAGGGAACCCGTGCGTCGCAAGCTGTTCGCCGCCGCCATGCTCGCCATCGTCGCCGCCACCGGGCTCACTGCCTGCGGTAGCAGCAGCGATCCGAACGTGTTGAAGGTCGGCACCGAAGGCACGTACTCGCCGTTCAGCTTCCAGGGGGCCGACGGCAAGATCACCGGATACGACATCGAGGTGATCCAGGCCGTCGGCGACAAGCTCGGCAAGAAGGTCGAATTCGTGCAGACGCCGTGGGACGCGATCTTCGCAGGCCTCGAGTCCAAGCGTTTCGACCTCGTCGCCAACCAGGTGACGATCAACGACGAGCGTAAGAACAAGTACGCGCTGTCGAGCCCGTACACCACCTCCGACGGCGTGATCGTCACCCGCTCGGACAACAACGGCATCACCACACTGGCCGACCTGAAGGACAAGACCTGCGCGCAGTCGGCGACCAGCAACTGGGGCAAGGTCGCGGCGGGCGCGGGCGCGAAGGTCGAAGCGGTGGAAGGCTTCGTGCAGGCCATCCAGCTGCTGAAGAACGGCCGGGTCGACGCCACCGTCAACGACACCCTCGCCGTCGCCGAATACACCAAGAAGACCGGTGACACCGGCGTGAAGATCGCGGGCAAGACCGGCGAGACCAGCCAGCAGGCCTTCGCCGCCCGCAAGGACGACGCGCTGATCAACGATGTCGACAAGGCGCTCACCGAGCTGCGGGCCGACGGCACGCTGGCCAAGATCTCGGACAAGTACTTCGGCACCGACGTCAGCAAGTAGCCGACGCCGTTCATGGATGCCGCCACTCGGGAACTGATCTGGCACAACCTGTGGCCGATGCTGCAGGCCACGGTCAACAAGACGATTCCACTCACCGCGATCAGCTTCGTCATCGGTTTGGTGATCGCGCTGTTCGTGGCGCTGGCCCGGATGTCACCGGTGTGGCCGCTGTCCGCGGTCGCCCGGTTCTACATCTCGATCATCCGGGGCACGCCGCTGCTGGTGCAGCTGTTCATCGTGTTCTACGCGCTGCCGCAGTTCAACATCGTGATCGATCCGTTCCCGGCGGCGGTGATCGCGTTCAGCCTCAATGTCGGTGGCTACGCGGCCGAGATCGTCCGCGCGGCCATCCTCAGCGTGGCGAAGGGGCAGTGGGAGGCCTCGCAGGCGCTCGGCCTGCGCTACCCGCAGATGATGCGGTTGGTCATCTTGCCGCAGGCCTCGCGGATCGCGGTGCCGCCGCTGTCGAACACGTTGATCTCGTTGGTCAAGGACACCTCGCTGGCCTCGACCATCCTGGTCACCGAGCTGTTGCGGGTCGCGCAGCTGGCGGCGGCCCCGACCTTCGACTTCTTCGCCCTCTACGGCGTCGCGGCGGTCTACTACTGGGTCATCTGCCTGATCCTCGGCTTCGGCCAGACCAGACTGGAGACCCGGCTGGCCCGCCACGTCGCCACCTGAGCCCGCTGCTTCCGGCCCGCCGGACCGCGCGCCCGCCGCGTCGGTCCGGCCGGGATCGGCAGGAGTCGGGACGGTCCGCGGACACCGCGATTTCCCCCGATTCGGGGCCGCGAATTTCTACCAGCGAGTAACATTTTTCGGGCGCGTTTCAAATATGTACCGCTGGCCTGCGACGTTGCGCCATTCGTAACAGTTGTAGGTTTCACCAAGTCGCGATCGTTTTTTTCACCCAGCTTTCACCTGGGGCACAGCAGGCTATGGCTACCCGGCCGGACTAGGCTCTACCCGTGATGCGACGGACGAAGATTGTGTGCACGCTCGGCCCGGCTACTGCCACCGAGGAACGTATCCGCGAACTCGTCGAGAGCGGCATGGACGTGGCTCGGCTGAATTTCAGTCACGGCGAACACGCGGATCACGCCGAAAACTACAAGAAGGTGCGGCAGGCTTCCGATCACCTCGGCAGAGCGGTCGGCATTCTCGCCGACCTGCAGGGGCCGAAGATCCGCCTCGGCCGTTTCATAGAGGGCAAGACCGTCTGGGCGACGGGCGAAGAGGTCAGGATCACCGTCGACGACATCGACGGCACGCACGACCGGGTCTCCACCACCTACAAGGAACTCGCGAAGGACGCCAAGCCCGGTGACCGCCTGCTCGTCGACGACGGCAAGGTCGGACTCACCGTCATCGAGGTCGTCGGCAACGACGTGGTCTGCCGGGTGACCGAGGGCGGTCCGGTCTCGAACAACAAGGGCGTCTCGCTGCCCGGCATGGACGTCTCGGTGCCCGCGCTGTCCGAAAAGGACATCGAGGACCTGGAATTCGCGCTGAAGCTCGGCGTGGACTTCATCGCGCTCTCGTTCGTGCGGTCCCCGTCCGACGTCGAGCTGGTGCACGACGTGATGGACCGGGTCGGGCGCCGGGTGCCGGTGATCGGCAAGCTGGAGAAGCCCGAGGCCATCGACAACCTGGAAGCGATCGTGCTCGCGTTCGACGCGGTCATGGTCGCCCGCGGTGACCTGGGCGTCGAGCTCCCGCTGGAGCAAGTGCCGATCGTGCAGAAGCGGGCCATCCAGATGGCGCGCGAGAACGCGAAGCCGGTGATCGTGGCGACCCAGATGCTGGAGTCGATGATCGAGAACTCGCGCCCCACCCGGGCCGAGGCCTCCGACGTGGCCAACGCGGTGCTCGACGGCGCCGACGCGGTGATGCTCTCCGGCGAGACCTCGGTCGGCGCCTACCCGATCGAGACGGTGCGCACCATGGCGCGCATCGTGCACGCGGTGGAGACCGAGTCGACCAGGGTGCCCCCGCTGACCCACGTGCCGCGCACCAAGCGCGGTGTCATCTCCTACGCCGCCCGCGACATCGGCGAACGGCTCAACGCCAAGGCGCTGGTGGCGTTCACCCAGTCCGGCGACACCGTGCGCCGCCTGGCCCGGCTGCACACCCCACTGCCGCTGCTGGCGTTCACGCCGCTGCCGGAGGTGCGCAGCCAGCTCGCGCTGACCTGGGGCACGGAGACCTTCATCGTGCCGACCGTGGACAGCACCGACGCGATGATCCACCAGGTCGATGTAGCACTTCTCTCTATGGAGCGATACCAAAAAGGTGATCTGGTGGTAATCGTCGCGGGCTCCCCGCCCGGTACTGTCGGTTCCACTAATCTGATCCACGTACATCGCATCGGCGAGGAGGATCACTAGTCTATGAGCGGGTCTCTTGGTGGAACGGTGGTCGACACGTCGGCCGCCGGACGGTCTGATCTCGACGTTTTGCTCGGTCTGCTCGATCTGGAGCAGATGGACGAGGACGTGTTCGTCGGTCAGCACCCGGAGAAGGTGTGGAGCCGCACGTTCGGTGGCCAGCTGGTCGCGCAGGCGATCATCGCGGCGGGCCGCACGGTCGGCGACCGGCCCGTGCACGCGGTCAACGCGCACTTCGTGCGTGGCGGCGACACGAAGAAGCCGATCGAGTACCGAGTGGACCGGCACCGCGACGGCCGCGCGTTCGCCAACCGCACCGTCACCGCCTACCAGGACGACCAAGAGCTGTTCGTGATGCTCGCGGCGTTCCAGGATTGGAACAAGGGTCTCGAGCACGGGCATCCGCTGCCCGAGGTGCCCGACCCGGAGACCCTGCCCCGGGTCGAGGAGAGCTTCGAAGGCTTGGAAGACAAGCTGGAGATGTTCATCAAGGCGCCGCACCCGATCGATATGCGCTACACCAACGACCCGGCCTGGATTCTGAAGGGCACGGGGGAGCGGCTCAACCACAACCGCGTATGGATGCGCACCGACGGACGGCTGCCCGACGACCCGCTGTTGCATGTGGCGGCGCTGGGCTATTCCTCGGACACCACGGTGCTGGATTCGATCATCACCACCCACGGCCTGTCCTGGGGACTGGACCGGATCGTCGCGGCGACGGTGAATCATTCGATCTGGTTCCACCGGCCGTTCCGCTTCGATGAATGGGCGCTGTACGCCACCGAATCCCCGGTCGCCTCGGGGTCGCGCGGGCTGGCCACCGGCCGGTTCTTCTCGCGCAGCGGCGAGTTGCTCGCCACCACCGTGCAGGAGGGCCTGATCCGGCACTTCCCGGCGCGGTCCACCCGCGCCGCGGGCTGAACCTTCCGCTGTCCCGGCGACTCAGGTCGCCGGGCAGGCGGACGGGGAGTCGTTGGGCGGCAGTCAGATTCGTTCGCGCTCGGTGTCGAGATCGACGTCGGCGCGGGCCATGGCACGGATCGAGAACGGGATATCGGCACCGGCTACGCCGGAAATCCCTTGGCATAAGTGCAGTTCCAGCTGGGCCATATCGGCGTCGGTGAGTTCGGTGTCGGCGCCGACCAGGCTCAGTGCGATCTCGTAGGTGCCGCGTTCGGCCGGGTCGGCCTCGGGATGCGCCGCGCGCCATCGGGTTTCGAGTTCGGCGTGCGCCGGGTCGTCGGCGTCCACCGGCAGGGTGAAGCGCCAGGCGAATACGTCGCGGTCCTGCAGATGATCGTCGACCACCTCGCGCACGGTCTGGACGACGCGCTCGAGGGTTTCCGATGTCACATACACATTCAGAGAAAGATCCGAAATGCGATTCGGCATGTCTGATCCTGTCGTGTG
This genomic interval carries:
- the pyk gene encoding pyruvate kinase, translated to MMRRTKIVCTLGPATATEERIRELVESGMDVARLNFSHGEHADHAENYKKVRQASDHLGRAVGILADLQGPKIRLGRFIEGKTVWATGEEVRITVDDIDGTHDRVSTTYKELAKDAKPGDRLLVDDGKVGLTVIEVVGNDVVCRVTEGGPVSNNKGVSLPGMDVSVPALSEKDIEDLEFALKLGVDFIALSFVRSPSDVELVHDVMDRVGRRVPVIGKLEKPEAIDNLEAIVLAFDAVMVARGDLGVELPLEQVPIVQKRAIQMARENAKPVIVATQMLESMIENSRPTRAEASDVANAVLDGADAVMLSGETSVGAYPIETVRTMARIVHAVETESTRVPPLTHVPRTKRGVISYAARDIGERLNAKALVAFTQSGDTVRRLARLHTPLPLLAFTPLPEVRSQLALTWGTETFIVPTVDSTDAMIHQVDVALLSMERYQKGDLVVIVAGSPPGTVGSTNLIHVHRIGEEDH
- a CDS encoding acyl-CoA thioesterase, with the translated sequence MSGSLGGTVVDTSAAGRSDLDVLLGLLDLEQMDEDVFVGQHPEKVWSRTFGGQLVAQAIIAAGRTVGDRPVHAVNAHFVRGGDTKKPIEYRVDRHRDGRAFANRTVTAYQDDQELFVMLAAFQDWNKGLEHGHPLPEVPDPETLPRVEESFEGLEDKLEMFIKAPHPIDMRYTNDPAWILKGTGERLNHNRVWMRTDGRLPDDPLLHVAALGYSSDTTVLDSIITTHGLSWGLDRIVAATVNHSIWFHRPFRFDEWALYATESPVASGSRGLATGRFFSRSGELLATTVQEGLIRHFPARSTRAAG